From one Pseudomonas sp. MYb118 genomic stretch:
- a CDS encoding IlvD/Edd family dehydratase, translating into MSDKKPTLRSAQWFGTADKNGFMYRSWMKNQGIADHQFQGKPIIGICNTWSELTPCNAHFRQIAEHVKRGVIEAGGFPVEFPVFSNGESNLRPTAMLTRNLASMDVEEAIRGNPIDGVVLLTGCDKTTPALLMGAASCDVPAIVVTGGPMLNGKHKGKDIGSGTVVWQLSEQVKAGTITIDDFLAAEGGMSRSAGTCNTMGTASTMACMAEALGTSLPHNAAIPAVDARRYVLAHMSGMRAVEMVKEDLRLSKILTKEAFENAIRVNAAIGGSTNAVIHLKAIAGRIGVELDLDDWTRIGRGMPTIVDLQPSGRFLMEEFYYAGGLPAVLRRLGEANLIPNPNALTVNGKSLGENTKDAPIYGEDEVIRTLDNPIRADGGICVLRGNLAPLGAVLKPSAATPELMQHRGRAVVFENFDMYKARINDPELDVDANSILVMKNCGPKGYPGMAEVGNMGLPAKLLAQGVTDMVRISDARMSGTAYGTVVLHVAPEAAAGGPLAAVKEGDWIELDCASGRLHLDIPDTELAARMADLQPPQQLLVGGYRQLYIDHVLQADQGCDFDFLVGCRGAEVPRHSH; encoded by the coding sequence ATGTCTGATAAGAAACCCACCCTGCGCTCCGCCCAATGGTTTGGCACGGCCGACAAAAACGGCTTCATGTACCGCAGCTGGATGAAGAATCAGGGCATTGCCGACCACCAGTTCCAGGGCAAGCCGATCATCGGCATCTGCAACACCTGGTCGGAGCTGACCCCGTGCAACGCGCATTTCCGCCAGATCGCCGAGCACGTCAAACGCGGCGTGATCGAGGCCGGTGGTTTCCCTGTGGAATTCCCGGTGTTCTCCAACGGTGAATCGAACCTGCGCCCGACCGCCATGCTGACCCGCAACCTGGCGAGCATGGACGTCGAAGAAGCCATTCGCGGCAACCCGATTGATGGCGTGGTGCTGCTCACCGGTTGTGACAAAACCACCCCGGCCCTGCTGATGGGCGCGGCCAGTTGCGACGTCCCGGCCATCGTCGTCACCGGCGGGCCGATGCTCAACGGCAAGCACAAGGGCAAGGACATCGGCTCGGGCACCGTGGTCTGGCAGCTCAGCGAACAGGTCAAGGCCGGCACCATTACGATTGATGATTTCCTCGCGGCCGAAGGCGGCATGTCCCGTTCGGCCGGCACCTGCAACACCATGGGTACGGCCTCGACCATGGCCTGCATGGCCGAAGCACTGGGCACTTCCCTGCCCCACAACGCGGCGATCCCGGCGGTGGATGCGCGTCGTTACGTGCTGGCGCACATGTCCGGCATGCGCGCTGTAGAGATGGTCAAGGAAGATTTGCGCCTGTCGAAGATCCTCACCAAGGAAGCCTTCGAGAACGCCATTCGCGTCAACGCCGCCATCGGTGGCTCGACCAACGCGGTGATCCACCTCAAGGCCATCGCCGGGCGTATCGGCGTCGAGCTGGACCTGGACGACTGGACCCGCATCGGTCGTGGCATGCCGACCATCGTCGATCTGCAACCGTCCGGACGCTTCCTGATGGAAGAGTTCTACTACGCTGGCGGCCTGCCGGCGGTGCTGCGCCGCCTGGGTGAAGCCAACCTGATCCCCAACCCGAACGCGCTGACCGTCAACGGCAAGTCCCTGGGTGAGAACACCAAGGACGCGCCGATCTACGGCGAGGACGAAGTGATCCGCACCCTCGACAACCCGATTCGCGCCGACGGTGGCATCTGCGTATTGCGCGGCAACCTGGCGCCACTGGGCGCGGTGCTCAAGCCTTCGGCCGCTACGCCGGAGCTGATGCAGCATCGCGGCCGTGCGGTGGTGTTCGAAAACTTCGACATGTACAAGGCGCGCATCAACGATCCGGAGCTGGATGTGGATGCCAACTCGATCCTGGTCATGAAGAACTGCGGGCCCAAGGGTTATCCGGGCATGGCCGAAGTCGGCAACATGGGCCTGCCGGCCAAGCTGCTGGCCCAGGGCGTGACCGACATGGTGCGTATTTCCGATGCGCGCATGAGCGGTACCGCCTATGGCACCGTCGTCCTGCACGTGGCACCGGAAGCGGCGGCCGGCGGACCTTTGGCGGCGGTCAAGGAAGGTGACTGGATCGAGCTGGACTGCGCCAGCGGCCGCCTGCACCTGGACATCCCCGATACCGAACTGGCTGCGCGCATGGCCGACCTGCAACCGCCGCAGCAATTGCTGGTGGGCGGCTATCGCCAGCTGTACATCGACCATGTGCTGCAAGCGGACCAGGGCTGCGACTTCGACTTCCTGGTCGGCTGCCGCGGCGCCGAAGTGCCGCGGCATTCGCACTAA
- a CDS encoding FadR/GntR family transcriptional regulator has product MDYRKPSDRKSMHSRIVQELGMQIVSGRFLPDDKLPAEALLCEEYAVSRPVLREATRVLVAKGLVYSRPRVGTVVKQRKEWHMLDPDVLHWLMQSSPQNEFFDLLTSVRSIIEPAAAALAAQFATEADIAAIGEAYQRMETAPTPDALLQPDLDFHSRIADATHNDLLANLCNMLAVAIAEALKHSNQRPNLHELALPRHKAILTAIENRDALGARHATLVQLDDARSALSVVLGAEPT; this is encoded by the coding sequence ATGGATTACCGCAAACCCTCCGACCGCAAAAGCATGCACTCGCGCATCGTCCAGGAACTGGGCATGCAGATCGTTTCGGGGCGCTTTCTGCCGGACGACAAGCTGCCCGCCGAAGCGCTGCTGTGTGAAGAGTACGCGGTCAGCCGCCCGGTGCTGCGCGAAGCCACCCGGGTGCTGGTCGCCAAGGGCCTGGTGTACTCGCGTCCACGGGTCGGCACGGTGGTCAAGCAGCGCAAGGAATGGCACATGCTCGATCCGGACGTGCTGCACTGGTTGATGCAGAGCAGTCCGCAAAATGAATTCTTCGACCTGCTGACCAGCGTGCGCAGCATCATCGAACCGGCCGCGGCCGCCCTGGCGGCGCAGTTCGCCACCGAGGCCGACATCGCCGCCATCGGCGAAGCCTACCAACGGATGGAAACCGCGCCGACCCCCGACGCCCTGTTGCAGCCGGACCTGGACTTCCACAGCCGCATCGCCGACGCCACCCACAACGACCTGCTGGCCAACCTGTGCAACATGCTGGCCGTGGCCATCGCCGAAGCGTTGAAACACTCCAACCAACGCCCCAACCTGCACGAACTGGCCCTGCCGCGGCACAAGGCGATCCTCACCGCCATCGAGAACCGCGACGCGCTGGGCGCCCGGCATGCGACGCTGGTGCAGCTCGATGATGCGCGTAGTGCGTTGAGTGTGGTGTTGGGCGCAGAGCCAACCTGA
- a CDS encoding RND family transporter, which yields MTSMTSHHQDKATFLERLIFNNRPAVITICLLVSIFLFWQATLIRPSTSFEKMIPLEHPFIQKMMEHRNDLANLGNTVRISVEATDGDIFSKEYMETLRQINDEVFYISGVDRSGLKSLWSPSVRWTEVTEEGFAGGEVIPQSYNGSQESLDLLRNNVLKSGQIGRLVANDFKSSIVDIPLLESYPDPQDQGKLLALDYRKFSHDLEEKIRDKFEKQNPNVKIHIVGFAKKVGDLIDGLVMVVMFFGVAFVITLILLYWFTNCMRSTVAVLSTTLVAVIWQLGLMHFFGFGLDPYSMLVPFLIFAIGISHGVQKINGIALQSSEADNALTAARRTFRQLFLPGMIAILADAVGFITLLIIDIGVIRELAIGASIGVAVIVFTNLILLPVAISYVGISKRAVERSKKDAHREHPFWRLLSSFASPKVAPVSIVLALLAFGGGLWYSQNLKIGDLDQGAPELRPDSRYNKDNNFIISNYSTSSDVLVVMVKTKSEGCSRYEAMAPIDELMWKMQNTEGVQSAISLVTVSKQMIKGMNEGNLKWETLSRNPDVLNNSIARADGLYNNNCSLAPVLVFLNDHKAETLDRAVHAVQEFAKENNKDGLEFILAAGNAGIEAATNEVIKKSELIILILVYICVAVMCMITFRSWAATLCIVLPLVLTSVLGNALMAFMGIGVKVATLPVVALGVGIGVDYGIYIYSRLESFLRAGLPLQEAYYQTLKSTGKAVLFTGLCLAIGVCTWIFSAIKFQADMGLMLTFMLLWNMFGALWLLPALARFLIKPEKLAGQKGNSLFAH from the coding sequence ATGACATCCATGACAAGTCATCACCAGGACAAGGCGACGTTCCTCGAGCGCCTGATATTCAACAACCGCCCGGCAGTGATTACCATCTGCCTGTTGGTCAGCATCTTCCTGTTCTGGCAGGCGACGCTGATCCGGCCGTCCACCAGTTTCGAAAAGATGATCCCGCTGGAGCATCCGTTCATTCAAAAGATGATGGAGCACCGCAACGACCTGGCGAACCTGGGCAACACCGTGCGCATCTCGGTGGAAGCCACTGATGGCGACATCTTCTCCAAGGAGTACATGGAGACCCTGCGCCAGATCAACGACGAGGTGTTCTACATCTCCGGCGTCGACCGCTCCGGCCTCAAGTCGCTGTGGAGCCCGAGCGTACGCTGGACCGAGGTGACCGAGGAGGGCTTCGCCGGCGGTGAAGTGATCCCGCAGAGCTACAACGGCTCCCAGGAAAGCCTCGACCTGTTGCGCAACAACGTGCTCAAGTCCGGGCAGATCGGCCGTCTGGTGGCCAACGACTTCAAGTCGAGCATCGTCGATATCCCGCTGCTGGAGTCCTACCCGGACCCGCAGGACCAGGGCAAGTTGCTGGCGCTGGACTACCGCAAGTTCTCCCATGACCTGGAAGAAAAGATCCGCGACAAGTTCGAAAAACAGAATCCCAACGTCAAGATCCACATCGTCGGGTTCGCCAAGAAGGTCGGCGACCTGATCGACGGCCTGGTGATGGTGGTGATGTTCTTCGGTGTCGCCTTCGTCATTACCCTGATCCTGCTGTACTGGTTCACGAACTGCATGCGCAGCACGGTGGCGGTGTTGAGCACCACGCTGGTGGCGGTGATCTGGCAACTGGGCCTGATGCATTTCTTCGGCTTTGGTCTGGATCCGTACTCGATGCTGGTGCCGTTCCTGATCTTCGCCATCGGCATTTCCCACGGCGTGCAGAAAATCAACGGTATCGCCTTGCAGTCCAGCGAGGCCGATAACGCCCTGACCGCGGCGCGGCGCACCTTCCGCCAATTGTTCCTGCCGGGGATGATCGCGATCCTGGCCGACGCCGTGGGTTTCATCACGCTGCTGATCATCGACATCGGCGTGATCCGTGAACTGGCCATCGGCGCGTCCATCGGCGTGGCGGTGATCGTGTTCACCAACCTGATCCTGCTGCCGGTGGCGATTTCCTATGTCGGCATCAGCAAGCGTGCGGTCGAGCGCAGCAAGAAGGATGCGCACCGTGAACACCCGTTCTGGCGCCTGCTGTCGAGCTTCGCCAGCCCGAAAGTCGCCCCGGTGTCGATCGTCCTGGCGTTGCTGGCCTTCGGTGGCGGCCTCTGGTACAGCCAGAACCTGAAGATCGGCGACCTCGACCAGGGTGCCCCGGAACTGCGTCCGGACTCGCGCTACAACAAGGACAACAACTTCATCATCAGCAATTACTCCACCAGTTCCGATGTGCTGGTGGTGATGGTCAAGACCAAGTCCGAAGGCTGCTCGCGCTATGAGGCCATGGCGCCCATCGACGAACTGATGTGGAAGATGCAGAACACCGAGGGCGTGCAGTCGGCGATTTCCCTGGTGACCGTGTCCAAGCAGATGATCAAGGGCATGAACGAGGGCAACCTGAAATGGGAAACCCTGTCGCGCAACCCGGACGTGCTGAACAACTCCATCGCCCGCGCCGATGGCCTGTACAACAACAATTGCTCGCTGGCGCCGGTACTGGTGTTCCTCAACGACCACAAGGCCGAAACCCTCGACCGCGCCGTGCATGCGGTGCAGGAATTCGCCAAGGAGAACAACAAGGACGGCCTGGAATTCATCCTCGCCGCCGGTAACGCCGGGATCGAGGCGGCCACCAACGAGGTGATCAAGAAATCCGAGCTGATCATCCTGATCCTGGTGTACATCTGCGTGGCGGTGATGTGCATGATCACCTTCCGCTCCTGGGCGGCGACCCTGTGCATCGTCTTGCCGCTGGTGCTGACTTCGGTACTGGGTAACGCCCTGATGGCCTTCATGGGCATCGGCGTGAAGGTCGCGACCCTGCCGGTGGTGGCGTTGGGTGTGGGGATTGGCGTGGACTACGGCATCTACATCTACAGCCGCCTGGAAAGCTTCCTGCGTGCGGGCCTGCCCCTGCAAGAGGCCTACTACCAGACCCTCAAGTCCACCGGTAAAGCGGTATTGTTCACCGGCCTGTGCCTGGCCATCGGCGTGTGCACCTGGATCTTCTCGGCCATCAAGTTCCAGGCCGACATGGGCCTGATGCTGACCTTCATGCTGCTGTGGAACATGTTCGGTGCGCTGTGGCTGCTGCCGGCCCTGGCGCGGTTCCTGATCAAGCCGGAGAAACTGGCGGGGCAGAAGGGCAATTCGTTGTTTGCTCACTGA
- a CDS encoding WD40/YVTN/BNR-like repeat-containing protein: MSEPVMGVGTCRPLALRKFALLATALSLLGSAVGSAPVLAAAAPASEVVYSVESAKASKNLMLDVVHAGKRLVAVGDRGHILYSDDQGTTWTQAKVPTRQLLTSVYFVDDKHGWAVGHDAQILASEDGGATWNKQFEDLTRESPLLDVWFQDVDNGFAVGAYGNLMATTDGGKHWEDASDRLDNEDQYHLNAIAAVKDAGLFIVGEQGSMFRSADWGQTWEKLEGPYEGSLFGVIGTSQANTLLAYGLRGNLYRSTDFGSTWEQVELKAARGALEFGLSGATLLDDGSIVIVGNGGSVVRSTDDGETFSVFNRPDRISVSAVTAAGNGNLILAGQGGVRATSPTGAELGK, translated from the coding sequence ATGAGTGAGCCTGTCATGGGTGTGGGTACCTGCCGCCCGCTGGCACTGCGTAAATTCGCGTTGCTGGCCACAGCGCTCTCGCTGTTGGGCAGTGCCGTTGGCTCGGCACCTGTGTTGGCTGCCGCTGCGCCGGCATCCGAAGTGGTCTATTCCGTTGAGTCGGCCAAGGCCAGTAAAAACCTGATGCTCGACGTGGTTCACGCCGGCAAGCGCCTGGTGGCGGTCGGTGATCGCGGCCATATCCTGTATTCCGATGACCAGGGTACTACCTGGACCCAGGCCAAGGTGCCGACCCGGCAACTGCTCACTTCCGTCTATTTCGTCGACGACAAGCACGGCTGGGCGGTCGGCCATGACGCGCAGATCCTCGCCAGCGAGGACGGCGGCGCCACCTGGAACAAACAATTCGAAGACCTGACCCGCGAATCGCCGCTGCTTGACGTCTGGTTCCAGGACGTCGACAACGGTTTTGCCGTGGGCGCCTACGGCAACCTGATGGCCACCACCGACGGTGGCAAGCACTGGGAAGACGCCAGCGACCGCCTCGACAACGAAGACCAGTACCACCTCAACGCCATTGCCGCCGTCAAGGATGCCGGGCTGTTCATCGTCGGCGAGCAGGGCAGCATGTTCCGTTCTGCCGATTGGGGCCAGACCTGGGAAAAGCTCGAAGGTCCGTACGAAGGTTCGCTGTTCGGCGTGATCGGCACCTCCCAGGCCAATACGTTGCTGGCCTACGGCCTGCGCGGCAATCTGTATCGTTCCACCGATTTTGGCAGCACCTGGGAGCAGGTCGAGCTCAAGGCGGCACGCGGCGCACTGGAGTTTGGCCTGTCGGGCGCTACGCTGCTCGATGACGGTTCCATCGTGATTGTCGGTAACGGTGGCAGCGTGGTGCGCAGCACTGACGACGGCGAAACCTTCAGCGTGTTCAACCGCCCGGATCGTATTTCCGTGTCGGCGGTGACCGCAGCAGGCAACGGTAATCTGATTCTGGCAGGACAGGGCGGCGTTCGCGCTACTTCGCCAACCGGCGCAGAGCTGGGCAAATAA
- the pepN gene encoding aminopeptidase N produces MRTEQPKMIYLKDYQAPEYLIDETHLTFELFEDHSLVHAQLVMRRNPERGPGLPPLVLDGQQLELLAVSLADSELSAGDYQLTENHLTLQPTSTTFTVDTSVRIHPETNTALEGLYKSGTMFCTQCEAEGFRKITYYLDRPDVMSKFTTTVVAEQHSYPVLLSNGNPIASGPGEDGRHWATWEDPFMKPAYLFALVAGDLWCVEDTFTSMTERTVALRIYVEPENIDKCQHAMNSLKKSMRWDEEVYGREYDLDIFMIVAVNDFNMGAMENKGLNIFNSSAVLARAETATDAAHQRVEAIVAHEYFHNWSGNRVTCRDWFQLSLKEGFTVFRDSHFSADMNSATVKRIQDVAYLRTHQFAEDAGPMAHAVRPDSFIEISNFYTLTVYEKGSEVVGMIHTLLGKEGFRKGSDLYFERHDGQAVTCDDFVKAMEDANGVDLTQFKRWYSQAGTPRLAVSEHYDAAAKTYSLTFRQSCPATPDKVEKLPFVIPVELGLLDSKGAAIALRLAGEATAQGTSRVISVTEAEQTFTFVDIAEQPLPSLLRGFSAPVKLSFPYNRDQLMFLMQHDSDGFNRWDAGQQLAVQVLQELIAQQQKGEALVLDQRLVSALRTVLSDESLDQAMVAEMLALPGEAYLTEISEVADVEAIHIAREFARKQLADGLFEALWLRYQANRDLSKQTPYIAEAEHFARRALQNIALSYLMLSGKPEVLAATLEQFEHADNMTERLTALAVLVNSPYEEDKAKALAAFAEHFKDNPLVMDQWFSVQAGSPLPGGLARVKALMQHPAFNIKNPNKVRALIGAFAGQNLINFHAADGSGYRFLADLVIELNGFNPQIASRQLAPLTRWRKYDDARQALMKGELERIRASGQLSSDVFEVVSKSLA; encoded by the coding sequence ATGCGCACCGAACAACCGAAGATGATCTACCTGAAGGACTATCAGGCGCCCGAGTACCTGATCGACGAGACGCACCTGACCTTCGAGTTGTTCGAGGACCACAGCCTGGTCCACGCGCAACTGGTGATGCGCCGCAACCCCGAGCGTGGCCCGGGCCTGCCGCCGCTGGTGCTCGATGGCCAGCAACTGGAACTGCTGGCGGTGAGCCTGGCCGACAGCGAATTGAGCGCTGGCGACTATCAGCTGACCGAGAACCACCTGACCCTGCAGCCGACCAGCACCACCTTCACGGTCGACACCAGCGTGAGGATTCACCCGGAAACCAACACCGCGCTGGAAGGCCTGTACAAGTCCGGCACGATGTTCTGCACCCAGTGCGAGGCCGAGGGCTTTCGCAAGATCACCTATTACCTCGACCGCCCGGACGTGATGAGCAAGTTCACTACCACTGTGGTGGCCGAGCAGCACAGCTATCCGGTGCTGCTGTCCAACGGCAACCCGATTGCCAGCGGCCCGGGCGAAGACGGTCGTCACTGGGCGACCTGGGAAGACCCGTTCATGAAGCCGGCGTACCTGTTCGCGCTGGTGGCCGGTGACCTGTGGTGTGTCGAAGACACCTTCACCTCCATGACCGAGCGCACTGTGGCGCTGCGCATCTACGTCGAGCCGGAAAACATCGACAAGTGCCAGCACGCGATGAACAGCCTGAAGAAGTCCATGCGCTGGGATGAAGAGGTCTATGGCCGCGAGTATGACCTGGACATCTTCATGATCGTTGCGGTCAACGACTTCAACATGGGCGCGATGGAGAACAAGGGCCTCAACATCTTCAACTCCAGCGCCGTGCTGGCCCGCGCCGAAACCGCCACCGACGCCGCGCACCAGCGTGTCGAGGCGATCGTCGCCCACGAATACTTCCACAACTGGTCGGGCAACCGCGTGACCTGCCGCGACTGGTTCCAGCTGTCGCTCAAGGAAGGCTTCACGGTGTTCCGCGATTCGCATTTCTCCGCCGACATGAACTCGGCCACGGTCAAGCGCATCCAGGACGTGGCCTACCTGCGTACCCACCAGTTCGCCGAAGACGCAGGCCCCATGGCGCACGCGGTGCGTCCGGACAGCTTCATCGAGATTTCCAACTTCTACACCCTGACCGTGTACGAAAAGGGCTCGGAAGTGGTCGGCATGATCCACACCCTGCTCGGCAAAGAGGGCTTCCGCAAAGGCAGCGACCTGTATTTCGAGCGCCATGACGGCCAGGCCGTGACCTGTGACGACTTCGTCAAGGCCATGGAAGATGCCAACGGTGTCGACCTGACCCAGTTCAAGCGCTGGTACAGCCAGGCCGGTACGCCACGTCTGGCGGTGAGCGAACACTATGACGCGGCGGCGAAAACCTACAGCCTGACCTTCCGCCAAAGCTGCCCGGCAACCCCGGACAAGGTTGAAAAACTGCCGTTCGTGATTCCGGTGGAGCTGGGCCTGCTGGACTCCAAGGGCGCAGCCATCGCCTTGCGCCTGGCCGGCGAAGCCACTGCCCAGGGCACGTCGCGGGTGATCTCGGTGACCGAGGCCGAGCAGACCTTCACCTTCGTCGACATCGCCGAACAGCCGTTGCCTTCGCTGCTGCGCGGTTTCTCGGCGCCGGTGAAACTAAGCTTCCCGTACAACCGCGATCAGTTGATGTTCCTCATGCAGCACGACAGCGACGGTTTCAACCGTTGGGATGCCGGCCAGCAACTGGCGGTCCAGGTGCTGCAGGAACTGATCGCGCAACAGCAGAAGGGCGAGGCGCTGGTGCTTGATCAGCGTCTGGTGTCGGCCCTGCGTACCGTGCTGTCGGACGAATCCCTGGACCAGGCGATGGTCGCCGAAATGCTCGCCTTGCCGGGTGAGGCGTACCTGACCGAAATCAGCGAAGTGGCCGACGTCGAGGCGATCCACATCGCACGGGAATTCGCGCGCAAGCAACTGGCCGATGGCTTGTTCGAAGCCTTGTGGCTGCGTTATCAGGCCAACCGTGACCTGTCCAAGCAGACTCCGTACATCGCCGAGGCCGAGCATTTCGCCCGCCGTGCGTTGCAGAACATCGCGCTGTCCTACCTGATGCTCAGTGGCAAGCCAGAGGTGCTGGCGGCGACGCTCGAGCAGTTCGAGCACGCCGACAACATGACCGAGCGCCTGACCGCCCTGGCCGTGCTGGTCAACTCGCCGTACGAGGAAGACAAGGCCAAGGCACTGGCGGCATTCGCCGAGCACTTCAAGGACAACCCGCTGGTCATGGACCAATGGTTCAGCGTCCAGGCCGGCAGCCCGTTGCCGGGCGGGCTGGCGCGGGTCAAGGCGTTGATGCAGCACCCGGCGTTCAACATCAAGAACCCGAACAAGGTGCGCGCACTGATCGGTGCATTTGCCGGGCAGAACCTGATCAACTTCCACGCCGCCGATGGCTCGGGCTATCGCTTCCTGGCCGATCTGGTGATCGAGCTGAACGGCTTCAACCCGCAGATCGCCTCGCGCCAACTGGCGCCGCTGACCCGCTGGCGCAAATACGACGACGCCCGCCAGGCCTTGATGAAAGGCGAACTGGAGCGCATCCGCGCCTCGGGGCAGTTGTCCAGCGATGTGTTCGAGGTGGTGAGCAAGAGCTTGGCGTAA
- a CDS encoding DUF2797 domain-containing protein — MIEIGRGAISKMSARLEGADVQYAFRLGELQVPVNPLIGSTVRLEYLGAIFCSHCGRKTKTSFSQGYCYPCMTKLAQCDVCIMSPERCHYDAGTCREPSWGEQFCMTDHIVYLSNSSGVKVGITRATQLPTRWIDQGARQALPIMRVATRQQSGFVEDLLRSQVADKTNWRALLKGEAASVDLAAIRDQLFDSCAEGLQALQERFGLQAIQTIADVEPLEIRFPVEQYPAKIVSFNLDKNPIAEGTLLGIKGQYLIFDTGVINIRKYTAYQLAVHS, encoded by the coding sequence TTGATCGAGATTGGCCGCGGTGCAATCAGCAAGATGTCGGCACGCCTCGAGGGTGCCGACGTGCAATACGCGTTTCGTCTGGGTGAGCTGCAAGTGCCGGTCAATCCGTTGATCGGCAGCACGGTTCGCCTGGAATACCTGGGGGCGATCTTCTGCTCCCACTGCGGGCGCAAGACCAAGACCAGTTTCAGCCAGGGTTACTGCTATCCGTGCATGACCAAGCTGGCGCAGTGCGACGTGTGCATCATGAGCCCGGAGCGCTGTCACTACGACGCCGGCACCTGCCGTGAGCCTTCGTGGGGCGAGCAGTTCTGCATGACCGATCACATTGTGTATCTGTCGAACTCGTCCGGGGTGAAAGTCGGGATTACCCGTGCCACCCAACTGCCGACCCGCTGGATCGACCAGGGCGCCCGCCAGGCGCTGCCGATCATGCGTGTGGCAACCCGCCAGCAATCGGGCTTCGTCGAGGACCTGTTGCGCAGCCAGGTGGCGGACAAGACCAACTGGCGTGCTTTACTCAAGGGCGAGGCGGCGTCGGTGGACCTGGCAGCAATTCGCGACCAGCTGTTCGACAGCTGCGCCGAAGGATTGCAGGCCTTGCAGGAACGATTTGGCCTGCAGGCGATCCAGACCATTGCCGATGTGGAACCGCTGGAGATCCGTTTTCCGGTCGAGCAGTACCCGGCGAAGATCGTCAGCTTCAACCTGGACAAAAACCCGATTGCCGAAGGCACGCTGCTGGGGATCAAGGGCCAATACCTGATTTTCGACACCGGCGTGATCAATATTCGTAAGTACACGGCTTATCAGCTCGCCGTGCATAGTTAA
- a CDS encoding YeaC family protein, with product MSSFNEMINNITPEIYHSLKTAVEIGKWSDGGKLTAEQRELSLQAMIAWEIQNLPEDQHTGYMGTQECGSKSIEVPNILFKSDAVH from the coding sequence ATGTCCTCTTTTAATGAAATGATCAACAACATCACCCCCGAGATCTACCACAGCCTGAAAACCGCCGTGGAAATCGGCAAATGGTCCGACGGTGGCAAGCTCACCGCCGAACAGCGCGAATTGTCGTTGCAGGCGATGATCGCCTGGGAAATCCAGAACCTGCCCGAAGACCAGCACACCGGTTACATGGGCACCCAGGAATGTGGCTCCAAGTCGATCGAAGTGCCGAACATCCTGTTCAAGTCGGATGCCGTCCATTGA
- a CDS encoding rhomboid family intramembrane serine protease, whose amino-acid sequence MSAVAVLRLPLAVDLSGFVKLLERMQVPHRVSEEQGEQVLWVPASVSDDVRVLYERYPAGDPEQKLDIPLAKTHHRPGFAEQLRHARATGLVLLLTLIVGVVTLLGENLDTMRWLTFLDFRVVGEYIHFTPLADSLEAGQWWRLVTPMLIHFGFLHLAMNGMWYWELGRRIESRQGSINLIGLTLLFALVSNYAQFVFSGPTLFGGLSGVLYGLLGHCWIFQLLSPNRAYRLPKGVLVMMLVWLLLCLSGLVSLIGFGEIANAAHVGGLLVGCLTGLLGGLYNRRKLAA is encoded by the coding sequence ATGAGCGCCGTGGCCGTATTGCGCCTGCCGCTGGCGGTGGACCTGAGCGGGTTCGTCAAGCTGCTCGAACGCATGCAGGTGCCGCACCGGGTCAGCGAAGAGCAGGGCGAGCAGGTGTTGTGGGTGCCCGCCAGCGTCAGCGACGACGTGCGTGTGCTGTACGAGCGCTATCCGGCCGGTGATCCCGAACAGAAACTCGATATTCCGTTGGCGAAAACCCACCATCGCCCCGGTTTCGCCGAACAGTTGCGCCATGCCAGGGCCACCGGGCTGGTGCTGTTACTGACGCTGATCGTCGGTGTGGTGACGCTGCTGGGGGAAAACCTCGACACGATGCGCTGGCTGACCTTCCTCGATTTTCGCGTGGTCGGCGAGTACATCCATTTCACCCCGCTGGCCGACAGCCTGGAAGCAGGGCAGTGGTGGCGCCTGGTGACGCCGATGCTGATCCACTTCGGTTTCCTGCACCTGGCCATGAACGGCATGTGGTACTGGGAGCTGGGGCGGCGTATCGAGTCGCGCCAGGGCAGCATCAACCTGATCGGCCTGACCCTGCTGTTTGCCCTGGTGTCCAACTACGCCCAGTTCGTTTTCAGCGGCCCGACCCTGTTTGGCGGGCTGTCTGGCGTGCTTTACGGCCTGCTCGGCCATTGCTGGATCTTCCAGTTGCTGTCACCCAACCGCGCCTATCGCCTGCCAAAAGGCGTGCTGGTGATGATGCTGGTGTGGCTATTGCTTTGCCTGTCGGGGCTGGTCTCGTTGATCGGCTTCGGTGAAATTGCCAACGCCGCCCATGTCGGCGGGCTGCTCGTCGGATGCCTGACCGGTTTGTTGGGTGGTTTGTACAACCGCCGTAAACTGGCTGCCTGA